A stretch of Deltaproteobacteria bacterium DNA encodes these proteins:
- a CDS encoding cupin domain-containing protein codes for MMQAQNIRTALRGKPKITASTTYETFRAACPELAAFDKGAVTVGRFATQGPWEFHPDGDELLHVLDGQIEVILLTDDEPVHVFVRAGSIFIVPARVWHRQVPRPLATLLSALPTQHGPTSWAEDPRGKTSKTPASPRSKLLRPKALERTRA; via the coding sequence ATGATGCAGGCCCAGAACATCCGCACCGCGCTGCGCGGCAAGCCGAAGATCACCGCGAGTACGACATACGAAACGTTCAGGGCCGCTTGCCCGGAGCTCGCGGCTTTCGACAAAGGCGCTGTCACCGTCGGGCGATTCGCAACGCAAGGGCCGTGGGAGTTCCATCCGGACGGCGACGAGCTTCTCCACGTTCTCGACGGCCAGATCGAGGTGATCCTCCTGACCGACGATGAACCCGTTCACGTCTTCGTGCGCGCTGGCTCGATCTTCATCGTTCCTGCGCGCGTGTGGCACCGTCAGGTCCCCCGTCCGCTCGCGACGCTTCTCTCCGCCCTTCCTACTCAACATGGGCCGACCTCGTGGGCAGAAGATCCTCGGGGAAAGACAAGCAAGACGCCAGCGTCGCCTCGTTCCAAGTTGTTGCGGCCCAAGGCGCTGGAGCGGACCCGCGCATGA